One genomic window of Phycisphaerales bacterium includes the following:
- a CDS encoding nicotinate-nicotinamide nucleotide adenylyltransferase translates to MTHAEPTPLPVPVDCPHVVLFGGTFDPPHVAHVSLADLGRQKLQDRIGARAFLVFVPAARSPHKDDAPTATDAQRVEMLRLATHDLPDCTIWTDELDRANEGEPSYWVRTLARAASLLADRTLWFMIGADQAVSFHRWRDARRMLELAHPLVLPRHPISTAAHLRTAMANASFWSEGELDRWTASLIDVDLIRAASTTVRKAQGSSVDTPMHPSVLEFVRRHGLYGRT, encoded by the coding sequence GTGACCCACGCCGAGCCCACGCCGCTGCCGGTCCCGGTCGACTGCCCGCACGTCGTCCTCTTCGGCGGCACGTTCGACCCGCCGCACGTTGCGCACGTCTCCCTGGCTGATCTCGGCCGGCAGAAGCTGCAAGACCGCATCGGCGCACGCGCATTCCTTGTCTTCGTGCCTGCCGCGCGGTCGCCGCACAAGGACGACGCCCCCACCGCAACCGACGCCCAACGCGTCGAGATGCTGCGCCTCGCCACGCATGATCTGCCCGACTGCACCATCTGGACCGACGAGCTCGACCGTGCCAACGAAGGCGAACCGAGCTACTGGGTCCGCACCCTTGCGCGAGCCGCGTCGCTCCTGGCCGATCGCACGCTCTGGTTCATGATCGGCGCCGACCAGGCCGTCAGCTTTCACCGCTGGCGCGACGCCCGCCGCATGCTCGAACTCGCCCACCCGCTCGTCCTGCCCAGGCACCCCATCTCGACCGCGGCCCATCTGCGCACGGCGATGGCGAACGCCTCGTTCTGGAGCGAAGGCGAACTCGACCGCTGGACGGCGTCATTGATCGACGTGGATCTGATTCGGGCCGCGTCGACGACCGTGCGAAAGGCCCAAGGCTCGTCCGTCGACACGCCAATGCACCCGAGCGTGCTCGAGTTCGTGCGTCGACACGGGCTCTACGGTCGGACCTGA
- the metK gene encoding methionine adenosyltransferase: MANNRTSLFTSESVSMGHPDKVADQISDAILDVMLKDDPYSRVAVETMVATGLVVVSGEVTTSTYVDIQDVVRDTIRDIGYDDAEMRFDCDSCAVLVALNKQSPDIAQGVDREGAGDQGLMFGFACNETDELMPLPIQLSHRLVERQAQVRRDGIIPGLRPDAKSQVTIEYEGLKPVRVDTVLMSTQHDKSWNGKQQELRKQVIEHVFKPVLGEWWNSGITIHVNPTGQFEIGGPHGDAGLTGRKIIVDTYGGRGRHGGGAFSGKDPTKVDRSAAYMARYIAKNVVAAELADVCEVQLSYAIGVVEPTSVHVDCLGTEKADLDQIEKAIRKVFPLTPRGIIETLQLRKPIYRLTARHGHFGRKPFERDGNGYFTWEKTDKVDQLKSAVGGAVAAGA; this comes from the coding sequence ATGGCCAACAACCGCACGTCGCTGTTTACGTCCGAGTCCGTCTCGATGGGCCACCCCGACAAGGTCGCCGACCAGATCTCGGACGCGATCCTGGACGTGATGCTCAAGGACGACCCGTACTCGCGCGTGGCGGTCGAGACGATGGTGGCCACGGGCCTGGTCGTCGTGTCGGGCGAGGTGACGACGAGCACGTACGTCGACATCCAGGACGTCGTCCGTGACACGATCCGCGACATCGGCTACGACGACGCGGAGATGCGGTTCGACTGCGACTCGTGCGCCGTGCTCGTCGCGCTCAACAAGCAGAGCCCCGACATCGCCCAGGGCGTCGACCGCGAGGGCGCGGGCGACCAGGGCCTGATGTTCGGCTTTGCCTGCAACGAGACCGATGAGCTGATGCCGCTGCCGATCCAGCTCTCGCACCGGCTCGTCGAGCGGCAGGCACAGGTGCGGCGAGACGGGATCATCCCCGGCCTGCGTCCGGATGCCAAGAGCCAGGTCACCATCGAGTATGAGGGCCTCAAGCCCGTCCGGGTCGACACCGTGCTCATGAGCACCCAGCACGACAAGAGCTGGAACGGCAAGCAGCAGGAGCTGCGCAAGCAGGTCATCGAGCACGTCTTCAAGCCCGTCCTGGGCGAGTGGTGGAACTCGGGCATCACCATCCACGTCAACCCCACGGGCCAGTTCGAGATCGGTGGGCCGCACGGCGACGCCGGGCTGACGGGCCGGAAGATCATCGTCGATACCTACGGCGGCCGCGGCCGGCACGGCGGCGGCGCATTCAGCGGCAAGGACCCCACCAAGGTCGATCGCTCGGCGGCCTACATGGCTCGGTACATCGCCAAGAACGTGGTGGCGGCCGAGCTGGCCGACGTGTGCGAGGTGCAGCTCAGCTACGCCATCGGCGTGGTCGAGCCCACCAGCGTGCACGTGGACTGCCTCGGCACCGAGAAGGCCGACCTGGACCAGATCGAGAAGGCCATCCGGAAGGTGTTCCCGCTCACGCCGCGTGGCATCATCGAGACCCTGCAGCTGCGCAAGCCCATCTACCGCCTGACCGCACGGCACGGACACTTCGGCCGCAAGCCATTCGAACGAGACGGCAACGGCTACTTCACCTGGGAGAAGACCGACAAGGTCGACCAACTGAAGTCGGCCGTCGGTGGTGCTGTTGCGGCCGGCGCGTAG
- the purM gene encoding phosphoribosylformylglycinamidine cyclo-ligase: protein MPTPAGQKQRTTTRKRAPTKPATKTTPNATSTKTNPAKRNLSYADSGVDIDAGDRFVQAILGLMRRTHGPRVLKNDGGFAGLFRLDFNEKLFKRNYKEPVLVAATDGVGTKLKLARDTNTFDTVGQDLVAMCVNDLIVEAAEPLFFLDYLAIPKVEHLMLVDLVKGVAEGCKIAGCSLLGGETAELPGIYPEGEFDMAGFAVGVVELRKATSGMKVEPGDVVLGLASSGLHSNGFSLVRRIVEHAGLDLSQTYPELDPEQPLGRVLLTPTRIYAPSITKLLRGYKVKRVVSGMAHITGGGLAGNLERSLNPGVDAVLDRKAWTVPPVFTFLKKHGSVRGPEMDKVFNMGIGFCVVVRPAFADAVADKLARSGERVSRIGVIRRGQGRVVFRS, encoded by the coding sequence ATGCCCACACCCGCCGGCCAGAAGCAACGCACCACCACCAGGAAGCGCGCTCCGACCAAGCCGGCCACCAAAACGACCCCGAACGCCACCTCGACCAAGACCAATCCCGCCAAGCGGAACCTGTCCTACGCCGACTCGGGCGTCGACATCGACGCCGGCGATCGCTTCGTCCAGGCCATCTTGGGCCTCATGCGGCGCACCCACGGCCCGCGCGTGCTCAAGAACGACGGCGGATTCGCCGGCCTCTTCCGCCTCGACTTCAACGAGAAGCTCTTCAAGCGCAACTACAAGGAGCCCGTGCTCGTCGCGGCCACCGACGGCGTGGGCACCAAGCTCAAGCTCGCCCGGGACACCAATACCTTCGACACCGTGGGCCAGGACCTGGTGGCCATGTGCGTCAACGACCTGATCGTCGAGGCCGCCGAGCCGCTCTTCTTCCTCGACTACCTGGCCATCCCCAAGGTCGAGCACCTCATGCTCGTCGACCTGGTCAAGGGCGTGGCCGAGGGCTGCAAGATTGCTGGCTGCAGCCTCCTGGGCGGCGAGACCGCCGAGCTTCCGGGCATCTATCCCGAGGGCGAATTCGACATGGCCGGCTTCGCCGTGGGCGTCGTTGAGTTGCGCAAGGCCACCAGCGGCATGAAGGTCGAGCCCGGTGACGTCGTGCTCGGCCTGGCCTCCAGCGGCCTGCATTCCAATGGCTTCAGCCTCGTCCGCCGCATCGTCGAGCACGCCGGACTCGACCTCAGCCAGACCTACCCCGAGCTCGACCCCGAGCAGCCGCTCGGCCGCGTCCTGCTCACGCCCACGCGCATCTATGCGCCGAGCATCACCAAGCTCCTGCGCGGCTACAAGGTCAAGCGGGTCGTCAGCGGCATGGCCCACATCACCGGCGGCGGCCTGGCCGGCAACCTCGAACGCTCCTTGAACCCCGGCGTCGACGCCGTCCTCGATCGCAAGGCGTGGACGGTGCCGCCCGTGTTCACGTTCCTCAAGAAGCACGGCAGCGTCCGCGGTCCGGAGATGGACAAGGTCTTCAACATGGGCATCGGCTTCTGCGTCGTGGTCCGCCCCGCCTTTGCCGACGCCGTGGCCGACAAGCTGGCTCGCTCGGGCGAGCGCGTCAGCCGCATCGGCGTCATCCGCCGGGGCCAGGGCCGCGTCGTGTTCCGCTCGTAG
- a CDS encoding prepilin-type N-terminal cleavage/methylation domain-containing protein produces MRVQRLGRDRSKGAFTLIELLVVIAIIALLIGILLPALGQARLLGYQAVSLSNVRQLQVAFFNYKADFNDDIPMKMSWRNGGIGGWCTWSYGGKDASEYWRTRSGGVFDEPAYTKPLNPYVYPDLNLPEPNGYNPAPVRYEEGRPDDRQREVLEMPAFRSPGDKKTHQRTWPEPNTQLGSYDDVGTSYHVNMRWWDAGDMRQFSAWTTGGRGPIRYPKGSERWEEGMKRFRQAEFFDASKMVWIHDQTADVVANDDQGRDWLGEFNELNKSVMAFYDGHAEYVLIEPKDPSDPEANLTTNKYTFIFNPR; encoded by the coding sequence ATGCGAGTGCAACGACTCGGACGTGACCGGAGCAAGGGCGCATTCACGCTCATCGAGCTCTTGGTCGTCATCGCCATCATCGCCCTGCTCATCGGCATCCTGCTGCCCGCCCTCGGCCAGGCGCGACTGCTGGGCTACCAGGCCGTCTCGCTGAGCAACGTGCGACAGTTGCAAGTCGCCTTCTTCAACTACAAGGCCGACTTCAACGATGACATCCCGATGAAGATGTCCTGGCGCAATGGCGGCATCGGCGGTTGGTGCACCTGGAGCTACGGCGGCAAGGACGCTTCGGAGTACTGGCGTACCCGCAGCGGCGGCGTCTTCGACGAGCCGGCCTATACCAAGCCCCTGAACCCGTACGTCTATCCCGACCTGAATCTGCCCGAGCCCAACGGTTACAACCCCGCCCCGGTGCGATACGAAGAAGGTCGTCCCGACGACCGGCAGCGTGAGGTGCTCGAGATGCCGGCGTTCCGCTCGCCCGGCGACAAGAAGACGCACCAGCGCACGTGGCCCGAGCCCAACACCCAGCTCGGCAGCTACGACGACGTCGGCACCAGCTACCACGTGAACATGCGCTGGTGGGACGCCGGCGACATGCGCCAGTTCTCGGCGTGGACGACGGGCGGCAGGGGGCCGATCCGGTATCCCAAGGGCAGCGAGAGGTGGGAAGAGGGCATGAAGCGCTTCCGCCAGGCCGAGTTCTTCGATGCCTCGAAGATGGTCTGGATCCACGATCAGACCGCCGACGTGGTCGCCAACGACGACCAGGGCCGTGATTGGCTGGGCGAGTTCAACGAACTCAACAAGAGCGTCATGGCGTTCTACGACGGCCACGCCGAGTACGTGCTCATCGAGCCGAAGGATCCGAGCGATCCGGAGGCCAACCTGACGACGAACAAGTACACGTTCATCTTCAACCCACGCTAA
- the folK gene encoding 2-amino-4-hydroxy-6-hydroxymethyldihydropteridine diphosphokinase, which produces MDNPAEDAWYLEARTPLAEERKAYVGLGSNLNDPAGNVIRAASELGTIAGVRVIATSRLYTTTPVGVADQPDFVNAVAMLEVDCSARALLDGMLEIERRYGRDRAREQRWGPRTLDLDLLLFRQQAIDEPGLTVPHPRMAERLFVLEPLADLAPALKPPGWTMSIGRLTERLRAARVGAEA; this is translated from the coding sequence GTGGACAACCCCGCCGAAGACGCCTGGTACCTCGAAGCTCGCACGCCGCTCGCAGAAGAGCGCAAGGCCTACGTCGGGCTGGGCAGCAACCTAAACGATCCGGCGGGCAACGTCATCCGCGCCGCGAGCGAACTCGGCACGATCGCCGGCGTCCGCGTCATCGCCACGAGCCGCCTCTACACGACCACGCCCGTGGGCGTGGCCGACCAGCCCGACTTCGTGAATGCCGTGGCGATGCTCGAGGTCGACTGCTCGGCGCGGGCGTTGCTCGACGGCATGCTCGAGATCGAGCGGCGGTACGGGCGAGACCGGGCGCGCGAGCAGCGGTGGGGGCCGCGGACGCTCGACCTCGACCTGCTCTTGTTCCGGCAGCAGGCGATCGACGAACCCGGATTGACGGTGCCGCACCCGCGGATGGCCGAGCGGTTGTTCGTCCTCGAGCCACTGGCGGATCTTGCGCCGGCGTTGAAGCCGCCCGGCTGGACGATGAGCATCGGACGACTGACCGAACGCCTGCGCGCGGCGCGGGTTGGGGCCGAGGCGTGA
- a CDS encoding FliA/WhiG family RNA polymerase sigma factor, with product MPTALKSSKSPKVRPSRVRASADAAEVAVDSVYAEMDIREVWKLYATEPSDEIRNFLWEKYLPIVRYNAERIHARLPDEVDVEDLVQAGMFGLMGAISAFQLEKNVKFETYCARRVQGAILDELRAMDWVPRLVRSRSAKVDGVRRSIEMETGQPASDDQVAKRLGVGKDEFDKIRRDSRAVSTMSMTRKASDSSGGETRDLEVMRDGADNPVRTMQRKDLRDMLTKGLSRAERLIVILYYYESMTMKEIGATLALSESRVSQMHSAILERLKAQMQHRTRELEPME from the coding sequence ATGCCCACCGCTCTCAAATCGTCCAAGTCTCCGAAAGTCCGTCCTTCTCGCGTCCGTGCTTCGGCCGACGCAGCGGAAGTCGCGGTCGATTCGGTGTATGCGGAAATGGACATTCGCGAGGTCTGGAAGCTCTACGCGACCGAGCCGAGCGACGAGATCCGAAACTTCCTTTGGGAGAAGTACCTGCCGATCGTGCGGTACAACGCCGAGCGCATCCACGCGCGGCTGCCCGACGAGGTCGACGTCGAAGACCTGGTGCAGGCCGGCATGTTCGGACTCATGGGGGCCATCTCGGCGTTCCAGCTCGAGAAGAACGTGAAGTTCGAGACGTACTGCGCCCGCCGCGTGCAGGGCGCCATCCTCGACGAACTCCGCGCCATGGATTGGGTGCCGCGCCTGGTGCGCAGCCGGTCGGCCAAGGTCGACGGCGTCCGCCGCTCCATCGAGATGGAGACCGGCCAGCCCGCGTCGGATGATCAGGTCGCCAAGCGGCTCGGCGTCGGCAAGGACGAGTTCGACAAGATCCGCCGCGACAGCCGCGCCGTCTCGACGATGTCGATGACGCGTAAGGCCAGCGACAGCAGCGGCGGCGAAACGCGTGACCTCGAGGTCATGCGCGACGGAGCCGACAACCCCGTTCGGACCATGCAGCGCAAGGACCTGCGCGACATGCTGACCAAGGGGCTTAGCCGGGCCGAGCGGCTGATCGTTATCTTGTATTACTACGAGAGCATGACGATGAAGGAGATCGGCGCGACGCTGGCGCTCTCCGAGAGCCGCGTGAGCCAGATGCACAGCGCGATCCTCGAGCGGCTGAAGGCCCAGATGCAGCACCGCACCCGCGAGTTGGAGCCGATGGAATAG
- a CDS encoding P-loop NTPase, with protein MPAAASDQASALRRLAQRRSSPEPPVRRAPVIAIASGKGGVGKTTIAVSMGIALAKRGLRVALVDADLGLANADLICGLRPTARLTEAVARVAQGDRVTVDLVRRISMRGPAGMVVVPGMVGPLRLASGADARAAVAQTVDLLSRAMDVVVVDHGAGLGASVRDGLARAALPLVVATPDPASLADAYALVKSVRNIQCERIPYLLINRAKDAGDAQAAHARVAEVAARFLGCGLPMVGHVPEDPIVQRCSRVRRPLALAAPKSSAARHLNRVVQRLSEEIECERSDSDRKGRPARGLLARIVRGR; from the coding sequence ATGCCGGCGGCGGCAAGCGATCAGGCATCGGCGCTGCGGCGTCTAGCCCAGCGCCGGTCGAGCCCCGAGCCGCCGGTCCGCCGGGCGCCCGTCATCGCCATCGCCTCGGGCAAGGGCGGCGTCGGAAAGACGACCATCGCCGTCTCGATGGGCATCGCGCTGGCCAAGCGCGGGCTTCGAGTCGCGCTCGTCGACGCCGACCTGGGCCTGGCCAATGCCGACCTGATCTGTGGGCTGCGACCGACGGCCCGGCTGACCGAAGCGGTCGCGCGCGTGGCCCAGGGCGACCGGGTCACGGTCGACCTCGTCCGCCGGATCTCGATGCGTGGACCAGCGGGCATGGTCGTCGTGCCGGGCATGGTCGGTCCGCTGCGGCTCGCGTCGGGTGCGGACGCCCGCGCGGCGGTCGCGCAAACGGTCGACCTCTTGAGCCGCGCGATGGACGTGGTCGTCGTCGATCACGGCGCGGGGCTCGGGGCCTCGGTGCGCGATGGCCTTGCGCGAGCGGCCTTGCCCTTGGTGGTCGCGACGCCCGATCCGGCGTCGCTCGCCGACGCGTACGCGCTCGTGAAGAGCGTGCGCAACATCCAATGCGAACGAATTCCGTACTTGCTGATCAATCGTGCGAAGGACGCCGGCGATGCGCAGGCCGCGCACGCTCGGGTGGCGGAGGTCGCGGCACGATTCCTCGGGTGCGGCCTGCCGATGGTGGGGCACGTTCCGGAAGATCCGATCGTGCAGCGCTGCTCGCGGGTGCGACGCCCGCTGGCGCTCGCAGCGCCTAAGTCGAGCGCTGCTCGCCACTTGAACAGGGTGGTGCAGCGTCTGTCGGAAGAGATCGAATGCGAACGATCGGATTCTGATCGGAAGGGGCGCCCCGCGCGCGGCCTGCTGGCACGGATCGTGCGGGGCCGATAG
- the flhF gene encoding flagellar biosynthesis protein FlhF produces the protein MGIRTYRARSMADAIDAVQRELGRDAIILHTRNYKVGGLFGIGGRPVVEVTASPASVVRDRQRGKAPRQTGVRSPQPASPPKQPARPRPRRELAEAADPTSPQRRQELLERYTQLAGAPSPAPQPNASPEAPPFEVAAAPVKADSSAPSERVERMRVRASGANTPAAPAGVESELRSLRNMLGRMMHTQQAGPVSAAALGEPLAGAYVRMVEAEVDRDLADEVVSVVRAGLTREELCDASLVGPAVQGALADVVRVASPGRGRTEGGPLTIALVGPTGVGKTTTIAKLAAAYKLRRGRRVGLITTDTFRIAAVEQLRTYASIISVPLRVVMSPAEMAAACRAMSDCDVVLIDTAGRSPRDDQRVDELSEYLAAAKPDETHLVLAATAGAGALRRAAEGFAKAGPDRVLFTKLDEAEGVGTVISMVHALGLPLSFVTTGQEVPDHIEPGRADRLARLVLVGGVPARRPEPRAPETNLPESALTEVGA, from the coding sequence ATGGGCATCCGCACCTATCGCGCACGGTCGATGGCCGACGCCATCGACGCCGTCCAGCGGGAGCTGGGCCGCGATGCGATCATCCTGCACACGCGGAACTACAAGGTCGGCGGGCTGTTCGGCATTGGTGGCCGGCCCGTCGTCGAAGTGACCGCGTCGCCGGCGTCGGTCGTGCGCGATCGCCAGCGCGGCAAGGCCCCGCGACAGACCGGGGTTCGGTCGCCGCAGCCCGCCAGTCCGCCCAAGCAGCCCGCCAGGCCTCGGCCCCGGCGAGAGCTTGCCGAAGCTGCCGATCCGACGTCGCCGCAGCGGCGGCAGGAGCTGCTCGAGCGATACACCCAGCTCGCTGGTGCCCCGTCTCCGGCGCCCCAGCCGAACGCTTCGCCCGAGGCGCCACCATTCGAGGTTGCGGCGGCTCCCGTGAAGGCCGATAGTTCGGCTCCGTCCGAGCGCGTCGAGCGCATGCGCGTCCGGGCCTCGGGAGCCAACACCCCGGCAGCGCCGGCTGGCGTCGAGAGCGAGCTGCGCAGCCTCCGCAACATGCTGGGCCGCATGATGCACACGCAGCAGGCCGGGCCCGTGTCGGCCGCAGCGCTCGGCGAGCCCCTGGCCGGGGCCTACGTGCGGATGGTCGAGGCCGAGGTGGATCGAGACCTGGCGGACGAGGTCGTCTCGGTCGTGCGAGCAGGGCTGACGCGTGAGGAACTCTGCGATGCGTCGCTGGTGGGCCCGGCGGTGCAGGGCGCGCTCGCCGACGTGGTGCGGGTGGCATCGCCCGGGCGGGGCCGGACCGAGGGCGGTCCGCTCACGATCGCGCTCGTCGGTCCCACCGGGGTGGGCAAGACCACCACGATCGCGAAGTTGGCCGCCGCGTACAAGCTCCGGCGTGGGCGGCGGGTGGGCTTGATCACCACCGACACGTTCCGCATCGCCGCGGTCGAGCAGCTCCGGACGTACGCCAGCATCATCAGCGTGCCGCTGCGGGTGGTCATGAGCCCGGCCGAGATGGCCGCGGCGTGTCGCGCGATGAGCGACTGCGATGTCGTTCTCATCGATACGGCCGGTCGCTCCCCGCGCGACGACCAGCGCGTGGACGAACTCTCGGAGTACCTGGCCGCCGCGAAGCCCGACGAGACGCATCTGGTGCTGGCGGCGACCGCAGGCGCAGGCGCGCTGCGGCGCGCGGCCGAGGGCTTCGCCAAGGCGGGCCCGGATCGCGTGCTCTTCACCAAGCTCGACGAAGCCGAGGGCGTCGGCACGGTGATCTCCATGGTCCATGCGCTCGGCCTGCCGCTGAGCTTCGTCACCACCGGCCAGGAGGTACCCGACCACATCGAGCCCGGACGAGCCGATCGTCTGGCCCGGCTGGTGCTCGTCGGCGGCGTTCCGGCGAGGCGTCCCGAGCCGCGTGCGCCTGAGACGAACTTGCCCGAGTCGGCACTGACCGAGGTTGGTGCGTGA